The genomic region ACGCTGGCAAAGACCCCGCCGACGCGGGCGGTCTTTTCCTCTGGCGTCACTTCCTCATAGCCGAAGGAGACGGTTTCGCTCATGGCGTGCAGCCCTAGCGGGGGCGGTGCCTTCGGGCTAGTGGGGTTGCAGATGCCCGAGCTTCCCGAAGTAGAAACCACCGTCCGCGGCCTCGCCCCGGTGCTGGAGGGCGCGTCGATCGCCGCGATCGAGACGCGCCGTGCGGACCTGCGGCGGCCGTTCCCCGAGGACCTGCGCCAGCGGATGACCGGCGCGCGCGTCACGTCGCTCGGGCGGCGGGCGAAATACGGGCTGGTCGCGACCGATCGCGGCGACACGATGATCTTCCATCTCGGCATGTCCGGGCGCTGGCGGATCGATCCGGGGGAACTGCTGCCGCACGATCATCTGCTGATCGAGACGGGGGCGGGGCGGCGCGTCGCGCTCAACGATCCGCGCCGATTCGGCTCGGTCGACCTGTGGCGCAGCGACGCGCTGGCGGGCTTCCCGGCCTTCGCGGCGCTGGGGCCGGAGCCGCTGGGGCCGGAACTGACCGCCGCTTACCTCTACCGGATGCTCGCCGGCCGCCGCGCGTCGATCAAGCTGATGCTGCTCGACCAGCGGATCGTCGCGGGGCTGGGCAACATCTACGTCTGCGAGGCGCTGCATCTCGCGCGCATCTCGCCGAAGCGCGCGGCGGGCGACGTGTCGCGCGCGAAGCTCGGGCGGCTGGTCGAGGCGATTCGCGCGGTGCTGCTCTCCGCGATCGAGGCGGGCGGATCGACGCTGCGCGATTATGCCCGACCCGATGGCGAGCTTGGCTATTTCTCGAAGCAATTCCTCGTCTACGGGCGCGAGGGGCTGCCGTGCGCATGCGGCGGCGTGGTGGAGCGTTATGCCGAGGGCGGGCGCTCGACCTTCTGGTGCCCGGCCTGTCAGCGTGGTTGACCGGGAAGGGACGGCGCGCTAAGGGCCGCGCTTCCAGGGCGAAGGGGATACCCGGCGCCCTTTTTTCATCGACCATAT from Sphingomonas sp. CL5.1 harbors:
- the mutM gene encoding bifunctional DNA-formamidopyrimidine glycosylase/DNA-(apurinic or apyrimidinic site) lyase, which translates into the protein MPELPEVETTVRGLAPVLEGASIAAIETRRADLRRPFPEDLRQRMTGARVTSLGRRAKYGLVATDRGDTMIFHLGMSGRWRIDPGELLPHDHLLIETGAGRRVALNDPRRFGSVDLWRSDALAGFPAFAALGPEPLGPELTAAYLYRMLAGRRASIKLMLLDQRIVAGLGNIYVCEALHLARISPKRAAGDVSRAKLGRLVEAIRAVLLSAIEAGGSTLRDYARPDGELGYFSKQFLVYGREGLPCACGGVVERYAEGGRSTFWCPACQRG